In Natranaeroarchaeum aerophilus, a single genomic region encodes these proteins:
- a CDS encoding type II secretion system F family protein: MWVSLSVALVALLTAPPLFAILSERANRVVTRLSIVAFADRLDMAGRKRLRHERRLRQAQFATTYRIYAVKTVLYAVLGGLVGVVLGIHVARGVRRLLTTSPEALVAELPAALHFLAGIGGSAELPTVQWATILVISCLLVGALFAGGVYWFRWWYPTNVADARSARIEANLPQAVAFMYALSRSGMELPQVMRILAETEHVYDAAAEEFAVGVRHMDLFGKDVVTAIQTMGEQTPSPQFKEFCENLASVLKSGQSLAEFLEGEHESFQEEAEAQQEQLLNELATLAEAYVTVLVAGPLFLITILVVIGIAVTDTLDFLRLFVYVLLPLANLGFMLYLTTVMGEQSAGDAVSGIASSVEHLSGIRQSAADTARTDGGRTASRNDQRAENLRNVQLYRQLRWLRDVLGQPVRTAIDRPVTVLWVTVPFVVVVGVLRLYWTVSLGIPLVVVLDDILIQSALFVIGSFAIVYEIHRRRIAAIEAIIPDLMDRLASVNDAGMTVIESLGRVRGSDLGALNNELDRVWADIQWGANVTTALRRFETRVRTKTVSRTVTLIVHAMNASGDLARVLRIAAGQAKADRRLQRARTQEMLTYVVVVYVAFGVFLVIIAALDLVLIPSLPDDSVLPESTGAAGQVGFGGVLDELGSVNETAYTLVFFHTTAIQAVFSGLIAGQMSGGSIKDGAKHAAVLLSIAYLVFLFL; encoded by the coding sequence ATGTGGGTCTCTCTCTCGGTCGCGCTCGTGGCGCTGTTGACTGCACCGCCACTGTTTGCCATCCTCAGCGAACGGGCAAACCGGGTCGTGACACGGCTCTCGATCGTTGCGTTCGCGGACCGTCTCGACATGGCTGGCAGAAAACGTCTCCGCCACGAGCGTCGGCTCAGGCAGGCACAGTTCGCCACCACGTATCGGATCTACGCCGTCAAGACGGTTCTGTATGCGGTTCTCGGCGGGCTGGTCGGCGTGGTCCTCGGCATTCACGTCGCACGGGGAGTCCGACGTCTCCTGACGACCAGTCCGGAGGCCCTCGTAGCCGAGCTCCCTGCAGCACTCCACTTCCTGGCAGGTATTGGCGGTAGTGCCGAGTTGCCGACAGTACAGTGGGCGACGATCCTCGTGATCAGCTGTCTACTCGTCGGCGCGCTGTTCGCGGGGGGTGTCTACTGGTTCCGCTGGTGGTATCCGACCAACGTGGCGGACGCACGCAGTGCACGGATCGAGGCCAACCTGCCACAGGCGGTCGCGTTCATGTACGCACTCTCCCGAAGCGGTATGGAGCTCCCACAGGTAATGCGAATTCTCGCCGAGACCGAGCACGTCTACGATGCCGCCGCCGAGGAGTTTGCCGTCGGCGTGCGCCACATGGACCTGTTCGGCAAGGACGTCGTGACGGCGATCCAGACGATGGGCGAGCAGACGCCCAGCCCGCAGTTCAAAGAGTTCTGTGAGAACCTGGCGAGCGTCCTCAAGAGCGGACAGAGCCTTGCTGAATTTCTCGAAGGAGAACACGAGTCGTTTCAGGAGGAAGCCGAGGCCCAGCAAGAACAGCTGCTCAACGAGCTGGCCACGCTCGCAGAGGCCTACGTTACGGTGCTTGTTGCCGGACCACTCTTTTTGATCACGATCCTCGTCGTCATCGGCATCGCCGTCACCGACACACTCGATTTCCTCCGGCTGTTCGTCTACGTGCTCTTGCCGCTCGCGAATCTCGGGTTCATGCTCTACCTGACGACAGTGATGGGCGAACAGTCGGCCGGAGATGCCGTCAGCGGGATTGCTTCGTCGGTCGAACACCTATCTGGAATCCGCCAGAGCGCTGCTGACACTGCCCGTACGGACGGAGGACGGACCGCTTCCCGGAACGACCAGCGCGCAGAGAACCTCCGCAACGTGCAGTTGTACCGGCAACTCCGCTGGCTCCGGGACGTGCTCGGACAACCGGTACGAACGGCGATCGACCGGCCGGTGACCGTCCTCTGGGTGACTGTCCCGTTTGTGGTTGTCGTCGGCGTCCTCCGGCTCTACTGGACGGTATCACTCGGCATTCCGCTGGTGGTGGTGCTCGACGACATCCTCATTCAGTCGGCGCTGTTCGTTATCGGGAGCTTCGCCATCGTCTACGAGATTCATCGCCGCCGGATCGCGGCAATCGAGGCCATCATCCCCGATCTGATGGATCGGCTGGCAAGCGTCAACGACGCCGGAATGACGGTTATCGAGAGCCTCGGCCGCGTCCGCGGGAGCGATCTGGGTGCGCTCAACAACGAACTCGACCGCGTCTGGGCGGACATCCAGTGGGGCGCGAACGTCACCACGGCGCTCCGACGGTTCGAGACGCGCGTCCGAACGAAGACCGTTTCTCGAACCGTGACACTCATCGTGCACGCGATGAACGCGAGTGGCGACCTCGCCCGCGTCCTCCGGATCGCGGCCGGACAGGCGAAAGCCGACCGTCGTCTCCAGCGAGCACGGACCCAGGAGATGCTCACCTACGTTGTCGTCGTCTACGTCGCCTTCGGCGTCTTCCTCGTCATCATCGCCGCGCTGGATCTGGTACTCATCCCCAGCCTCCCGGACGACAGCGTCCTTCCGGAATCGACCGGTGCCGCCGGACAGGTCGGCTTCGGCGGCGTCCTCGACGAACTCGGCTCGGTCAACGAGACTGCCTACACGCTCGTGTTCTTCCACACGACCGCAATCCAGGCCGTTTTCTCGGGGCTGATCGCCGGACAGATGAGTGGCGGGTCGATCAAAGACGGCGCGAAACACGCCGCCGTGTTGCTCTCGATCGCCTACCTCGTCTTCCTCTTCCTCTGA
- a CDS encoding type II/IV secretion system ATPase subunit: MTDDTDPGSIPLGMDDVPTADATADGSATQESLGQRLRRALDLLKGSTIDVDRYRPGEHGPLLSFTGLDGYDEIDRYWVNAPFAFVSINHDRERNRKRYHVVEPELDDDEYELLETLFDDIRDPLVYRGDIDTENVEAVLVEELRDHLERYGVEIDTVGFYRLFYYLYRSFRGYGKIDPIIHDPHIEDISCDGYELPIFVYHDDYTDIETNVSFEKGALDNFVTRLAQQSGRHISVGEPMVESTLPDGSRAELALGEEVTPRGSAFTIRKYSEEPFTPIDLLEYGTFNVDQMAFLWLAIEHNKSLIFAGGTASGKTTSMNAISMFIPPRSKVLSIEDTRELTLYHDNWLSSVTRERIHEGNDITMYDLLRSALRHRPEYIIVGEVRGDEAITLFQAMNTGHTTYSTMHADSVQTVINRLENDPINVPRSMVQSLDVLCVQTLTRFDDERVRRNKTIAEIEGVDQRTGELDYSTSYRWDASDDTFTESGSSIVLEEIREDRAWSQSQLLSELRNRRTFLEYLWENDISGYRRFTALVNDYYADPDAVIERIENDEMDRPTPPAE; the protein is encoded by the coding sequence CGTACCGACAGCGGACGCTACCGCGGACGGGAGCGCAACCCAGGAGTCACTCGGGCAGCGACTGCGACGAGCCCTCGATCTGCTGAAAGGGTCGACGATCGATGTCGATCGATATCGGCCGGGAGAGCATGGCCCATTACTGTCCTTTACCGGACTCGACGGGTACGACGAAATCGACCGATACTGGGTGAACGCCCCCTTCGCCTTCGTCTCGATCAACCACGACCGGGAGCGCAACCGCAAGCGCTACCACGTCGTCGAACCCGAACTGGACGACGACGAGTACGAGCTGCTCGAAACGCTGTTCGACGATATCCGCGACCCACTCGTCTATCGGGGTGATATCGACACCGAAAACGTCGAGGCGGTGCTGGTCGAGGAGCTCCGCGACCACCTCGAACGATACGGCGTCGAGATCGATACTGTCGGCTTCTACAGACTGTTTTACTACCTCTATCGATCGTTCCGAGGTTACGGCAAGATCGATCCGATTATCCACGACCCGCATATCGAGGATATTTCATGTGATGGGTACGAACTACCGATCTTCGTCTATCACGACGACTACACCGACATCGAGACGAACGTCTCCTTCGAGAAAGGGGCGCTCGATAACTTCGTGACCCGCCTTGCCCAGCAGTCAGGGCGGCACATCAGCGTCGGCGAGCCGATGGTCGAGAGCACACTCCCCGACGGGAGTCGGGCAGAACTCGCACTCGGCGAGGAAGTGACACCTCGCGGCTCGGCGTTTACCATCCGCAAGTACTCCGAGGAGCCGTTCACGCCGATCGATCTGCTGGAGTACGGCACCTTCAACGTCGACCAGATGGCCTTTCTCTGGCTTGCGATCGAGCACAACAAGTCGCTGATCTTCGCCGGTGGGACTGCCTCGGGGAAAACCACCTCGATGAACGCCATCTCGATGTTCATCCCGCCGCGCTCGAAAGTACTCTCGATCGAGGACACCCGCGAACTGACGCTGTACCACGATAACTGGCTGTCAAGCGTCACGAGAGAGCGGATCCACGAGGGCAACGACATCACGATGTACGACCTGTTGCGCTCCGCACTCCGACATCGGCCGGAGTACATCATCGTTGGGGAGGTGCGTGGCGACGAGGCGATCACGCTTTTCCAGGCGATGAACACCGGCCACACGACCTACTCGACGATGCACGCCGACTCGGTACAGACGGTGATCAACAGACTGGAGAACGATCCAATAAACGTCCCCCGGTCGATGGTCCAGTCCCTCGACGTCCTCTGCGTACAGACACTGACCAGGTTTGACGACGAGCGGGTCCGACGGAACAAGACGATCGCCGAGATCGAGGGCGTCGACCAGCGCACCGGCGAACTCGACTACTCGACGAGCTACAGATGGGACGCGAGCGACGACACGTTTACCGAAAGCGGGAGCAGTATTGTTCTGGAAGAGATCCGGGAAGACCGCGCTTGGTCACAGTCACAGTTGCTATCGGAGTTACGAAACCGACGGACCTTCCTGGAGTACCTCTGGGAGAACGATATCAGCGGCTACCGGCGGTTCACCGCGCTAGTCAACGACTACTACGCCGACCCTGATGCCGTAATCGAGCGCATAGAGAACGACGAAATGGATCGGCCAACACCTCCCGCCGAGTGA
- a CDS encoding class I SAM-dependent methyltransferase, with protein MDRSTADVRDTYDEIASHFAKTREYAWPEIEEFLSDRTGSVGLDLGCGNGRHAEALTAHVDRVLGVDVSRGLLETARDRRRERGFDVELVQGDASRLPLTTSAVDLAVYVATLHHVPTRTDRVASLDELARVLAPDGRALVSAWSTAHDTFDADEGFDTTVEWTLPGGEAVDRFYHIYDPEEFRADLDRSALDPLDVFLSSGNCYAVVGPKGKRP; from the coding sequence ATGGACCGCTCGACGGCCGACGTTCGCGACACCTACGACGAGATCGCGAGCCATTTCGCCAAGACTCGCGAGTACGCCTGGCCGGAAATCGAGGAGTTTCTTTCCGACCGCACGGGTTCCGTCGGGCTTGATCTCGGCTGTGGAAACGGCCGTCACGCCGAAGCGCTCACGGCGCATGTCGACCGCGTGCTCGGCGTCGACGTGAGCCGTGGGCTGCTCGAAACTGCGCGTGATCGCCGCCGCGAGCGTGGCTTCGACGTCGAACTCGTACAGGGCGACGCATCGCGGCTTCCCCTCACGACCAGTGCAGTGGACCTCGCCGTCTACGTCGCCACGCTCCATCACGTGCCCACCCGGACGGATCGGGTCGCCAGTCTCGACGAACTGGCGCGGGTGCTTGCCCCCGACGGCAGGGCGCTCGTCTCGGCGTGGAGCACGGCACACGACACGTTTGACGCCGACGAGGGCTTCGATACAACGGTCGAGTGGACGCTTCCCGGTGGCGAGGCAGTCGACCGATTCTACCACATCTACGATCCCGAAGAGTTCCGCGCTGATCTCGACCGGAGCGCGCTCGATCCACTCGACGTCTTCCTCTCCAGTGGCAACTGCTACGCAGTCGTCGGACCGAAAGGGAAACGCCCTTAA